The genome window TGTGCAATGATACCTAATTTTAAGCTATCAACTGAAAAAGCTAGAGGTATTTTACCAAAGAAAATACCATATTCTGATGGTATATTCAATGTCAGTAGAGTTGCTTTACTAGTATCTGCTCTACTAAACAAAAACTTTGACCTTCTTAAAGTAGCTTGTCAAGATAAATTGCATCAAGATTATAGAGGAACTCTAATTGAAAATTACAATGATATTGTTAAAAAATCTGAACAATTAAATAGTATTGGAGTATTTTTAAGTGGAGCTGGACCTACTATAATGTCTTTAATAAAGGAAAATGATGATGGTTTTGTAGATAATATGAAGTATTATCTATCAAAATTAAAATCTGATTGGGAAATAAAAGAGTTATGTTGTGATTCTAATGGAGCTGTTTTAAATATCATATAATTATCGTCCCATGTACAAAATATAACTACTCTTTTATTATAATTTGTAGTATAATAATTAGGACTAGGTAATAATATTAAGTATTATAATCTAGTTCTTTAAACATGTTTACATTGAGGAGGGATTATCATAAAAGAGTTAATAATTAGAGATTTAGTTGCAAAAGTTCCTATAATTCAAGGTGGAATGGGCGTTGGTATATCTAGATCATCACTAGCTGGTGCAGTTGCTAAGCTTGGTGGTGTTGGCGTAATTTCTGGAGTTCAAATTGGATATGACGAAGAAGATTTTGAAACTAACACTATAAATGCAAATTTAAGAGCTATAAAAAAACATATTTCTAGAGCTAAAGAAATCTCAAATGGTGGTATTATTGGTATTAATTTTATGGTAGCTATGAAAGAATATGAAACATACGTAAAAGAAGCTGTTAAAGCTGGTGTAGACCTTATAATATCTGGAGCTGGATTACCTAACAAACTACCATCATTAGTAAAAGGAAGTAATGTAAAAATAGCACCCATAGTTTCAACTTCAAAAGCTGCTAGTGTAATTTTAAAAATGTGGGATAGAAAAGAGAAAACTACTGCTGACTTAATAGTTGTCGAAGGTCCAAAAGCTGGTGGTCACCTTGGATACTCTAATGAGGAACTTGATAACATAGATTCTATAGACTATGATAAGGAATTTGTTGAAATTTTAAAAGTTGCAAATACCTATGGAGAAAAATTTGGTAGAAACATCCCAGTCGTTGCTGCTGGTGGTATAACTTCTAGTAGTGATGTTAAAAAATATATAGACATGGGTGCAGGTGGTGTACAAGTTGGTACAAGATTTGTTGCTACTTATGAATGTGATGCACATGAGAACTTTAAAATGGCATACATAAATGCTAGTGAAGAAGATGTTCACATAGTTAAAAGCCCTGTAGGTCTTCCTGGACGTGCTATAAGAAACAAATTTATAGAAGAAGTTAAGATAAATCGTCCAGAAATAAAGAAATGCTATAATTGTTTGATTCCTTGTAATCCAAAAGAAACACCTTACTGTATTTCTCAAGCTCTAATCAATGCAGTTAAAGGAGATGTTGAAAATTCACTTTTATTTTGTGGAAATGATGCCTATAAAATTGATAAATTAAGTACTGTTGAAGATGTTATCAATGAATTAATTTCTGAATTATAATTTAAAGAATGGTAAATTAAAATTTTATCAAGCTAAGGAGTTTAAATACGTTATTTATTAATCTTTATTAACATATTTACTTCCTTAGCTTTTTTGTGTCAACCTCTTTTTATAGATGTTTTATTTAATTAAATGTAATATTAATATATTAATCTTCTATCTAATCTTCTTTTACAAGTACATTGGTTATTTCAGCTATATATAAAGTATGGTAATCCTTTTGTGGATACCATCTTCCATCTATGCCCTCAGCAATAAAACATTTAGGTTCAAGTTTCTGACTATACATTTTTTTGCATATAATAGCCATCTTAGCTTCTTTAAAATAAGGTGTATTATTTAAGTGTTCTATATTAAATCCAATCTGTGATACCTTATCCTCTTCTCTACCAGATACTTTCCCACAATATGAAAGCTCTTTGCGAAAATCTTCATCAAAAAAAGTCAAAGAAAATTTATCTGTATTATCTATAAATTCCTTAGTATAACGCTGTGGTCTTATTACTACAAAAACAACATCTTTTCCCCACATAACTCCAAGCCCTCCCCAGCTGGCAGTCATTGTATTTACTTTTCCTTCATTTTCTGCAGTTATAAGTGTCCAATCTTTACCTATCAATCCAAATGGATTATTCTTAATCTCTTCTGCCAAAATTTCTTTAAAATCACTCATATCTCTGATAACCTCTCATTCTCTTATATTTATGCCCTTTTATTTTCGTTATAAATTATAAATGAAATTCAGTTTTGAAAATAAAATGCACTTTTTTAAATATATTATTACAAATAAGTAAATACATAGATACATCCTTATTTTTTTAATATATTTACTAATTTCACTCATAATATATATATTCTTTATTTAAATTAAATATAACTTGTATATTTTATATGTAAATTATGGCAAAAATATTATTTAATCAAATCAAAACTTGATTTATATACTTGGAAAAGGTATTATATTAAAGAGTGCTTAAAATACGAATTGCGTAAATAGGCATATATAAAATAATGAATAAGGAGAGTGATGGGCAATGGATACTAGTCCGTTGCGGAGAGAATTTTTTACATTTTCATCACTTAATAATATCTAAAATTAAAACTAATACATATATTCAGTTATATAAATTAGTTAATTAATAGATACTATTAAATGATGAGATTTATATAAAACTGAATAAAGGATGTGTTGCCATGATAAGATATTACAAAACTATAGATTCAAAATTAGAGAAACTTAGTTTTTTTGAAGATGGCTGTTGGATAAATCTTGTTGAACCTAATCATAGTGAAATCAACGAAATTTCTAATTTATTAAATATAGATGTAGAAAGCATAGAATCTGCACTAGATGAAGAAGAACGCTCAAGAATAGATGTTGAAGACAATCATACTCTTATACTTATAGATATACCAGTAGACGAAAGTGACTCTAATTCTTCTCATTATACTACAATACCCTTAGGTATTATACTAACTAAAGAAGCTATTGTAACAGTTTGCGATGCACAAACTAAGATTTTAAACGACTTTATAGTTGGTCATATTAAAGATTTTTTTACATTTAAAAAGACTCGCTTTTTGCTTCAAATTCTTCACAAAAATGCAGCTTATTACTTGCATTACTTAAGAAAAATAAATAAAATGACAATCATAATAGAGCGAGAAATTTACAAATCAATGAAAAACAAAGAATTGGTTCAATTATTGGAATTAGAAAAGTCTTTGGTATACTTCTCTACATCACTAAAAGCTAATGAACTTGTTTTAAACAAAATGGTTAGAACTGCTGGCATTAAGAAATATCCAGATGATGAAGACCTATTAGAAGATGTTATAGTCGAAAATAGACAAGCTCTTGATATGGCTAAAATATATGGAGATATATTGAGTAGAATTATGGATGCTTTCAGCGCAATTATAAGTAATAATCAGAATAATGTTATGCAAATTTTAACAGTGGTCACACTAATTTTCTCAATACCTACAATAATATCAGGATTCTTTGGTATGAATGTTATCAACATGCCATTTTCTAATAACCCAAATGGATTTTGGATAATACTTCTTATTACCTCTATAATATGTATAGTGATTACATTTTTCATGTCAAGAAACAAGTTATTATAAAAGATTAATAAAAGAAGCCATTAGAATTAATTGATTTTCATTTATTCTAATGGCTTTTATATATTTAAATTTATATAATCTTACAATGCTTTTTTAGTTATCATATTCTTCATCTATAATCATTTCAGTTTCAAGTCCTTCTAACATTGAATCTAAACTTTCTTTTATATTTAGTATATAAATTGGTACATACTCTTCTTCATCTATTTCCTCTTCTTGTAATTTAAATGGAGGAATTAATACTTCATCGAAGTCTATATTTAAATTAGGAAAACCTTCTACTATCTCTCCACAATTATCGTATTCTTCATTTGCCAAAGAAGTATACATATCTAGACTTTTTTTATAATAAAGACCCGCAAGCATATACTCACACTTCTTACTTCCATATTTAATACCTTCTTTATAATATTTCTCAGCTTCTACGTCATCATTTAACTTTAAATAAATTTGCCCTAAATTATATATCGATTCAACACAACCTTGTGACCTAGCTTTTTCATACCAAAATTTAGAATTTACATAATCTTTATAGAAGATATCATAAATTAATCCTACCATATGTTGGGCATACACATTATTCTCATTAGCAGGTGTATCAAACATCATTTTAGACTCTTCCAACTTACCTTCTCTAAAATAAATTCTACCTAGATGTATACGAGCATTCATATGACTTTTGCTACTTGCCATTTCAAAATACTTTCTAGCATTTTTTGTATTTCCTAGATTTTCATATATACACCCCAATCTATAGCTAGACCTAGTATCTCCATTTTCAGATGCTTTCTTATACCAACTTATAGCTTCTTCGATATTATTTAAATCTTCATAAATATTTCCTAATTTTATTTGACAAGATACGTTATTTGGAATTCTTGAATAATACGAAATCGCTTTTTCTATATCTTGATTTTTATAATATAAATCCCCAAGATTTTCAAGAGAACTTTTACATCCAACAGCTATGGCATCTTCATAATACCTAATAGCATTTTCATAGTCTTTTTCTTCAAAATATATACCAGCTAGATTATTTTTTGCCTCTGTTATATCATCTTCAGCTGCCATTTTATAATAAGTTTTTGCTTTTTCTATCTCATTTTCCCTATTATATAAATTAGCAAGTCTATATTTAGAAAGTGTATGATTTTTTTGTATTGCTTTCTCATAATAATAGATTGCATCTCCCAATTCTTCTTTTCTATCATATACATATGCAAGTCTATACTCAGACTTTACATCATCTCTATCGGCACTCTTTTTATAATACTTTTCTGCTTCTTCTAGATTATCATTTATTTCCATAATCATACCCAAGTTAAAGCAACCTTTCATATGACCTGACTTATACAATTGTTTATATAAACTTACTGTTGATTTATTATCTTTCTTTTTTCCATTTAATATTGCTAAATTATATTTTGCATCATCGTCTAAAAGCACAGAACCTTTTTTATAATATTCGTATGCTTCATCATCCTTCTCCAAAAAAGTGTATAATACTCCTAAATTAAAACAAGCTTTACCTAAATTATTGTCTGCTGCTGCTTTTAACCATTTTTCACATCTTATAAAATCTTTCATTTTAAAATGACATACACCTAAATTGTTTTGTGCTTGTAAATAACCTAAATTTGCTATCTTTTCATACCAATATATAGCATACTCATAACCATCTAATTTATAATACATATTGCCTAAATCAAAAGCAGCGTCCTCACTTCCACTTTTATATGCCATTGAATACCACTTTTCTGCTTCTTTAAATTGTTTTTTACTTTCATATATATTTCCCAAAGTATATTGAGATTTCACATAATTATCTAATGCAGCACTCTTGTACAATTCTATTGCACTTTCTGTCTTACCCATCTTTTCAAGAAGAGCACCTTTAGTATGTACGACTTTCGGGTCATTAGATATATTTTTTATTTTTTTTATAGAAAATTTTGTATTTTTCATTATTCGCTACCTACCCATTTTATAAAATATATTCTCTCAAACATTATTATACATTATAATCTATAATTAATGCTATAATATTGAATTTTTACCTTTTGTCACTATATTGTAACATTAAATTTTAAATTTTATAATCATTAGATTTTATTATGCAATTGGTATATAATGTATATATAGGGGGGACATTTTATGAATTTCAGCAATATTTTTATTCAAGTTGCAGTTTTATTTATAATTATTTTAGTTGGATATTTTGTCAGAAAATTCAACTTATTAGATGAGCACTGTACATCTAAACTTTCAACTTTGACAATGACAGTTTTTTTACCATCAATGATAATTAGTTCAATGCAAATTAACTTCGATAATAAGATGATACAAAAAATACTATTGTTATTATTTACATCTTTGATTATGTATATAGTTTCAATTGTAATTGCATTTTTATTAAAATACATTTTAAAATGTAATGATAAAAAAGATTTGGGAATATATCAGTATATAGTTGTCTTTTCAAATGTTGCCTTTATGGGTTATCCTGTAATTGAGGCAGTTCTGGGTCATGAAGCTATATTCTATACTGCAATATTCAATTTACCTTTTAATTTATTTTCTTTTACTTTAGGAATTTACCTTTTATCTAAAGGTAGCACAAATAAAGGTTTTTCAATAAAATCACTTATAAGCCCTGCTACAATAGCTATTGTTATTGGAATTTTTTTATTTGTGACAGGACTTAGATTACCCCAATTTATAAATGAACCACTTAAGATGTTGGGAAATATAACTACACCAATATCCATGATTATCATTGGAAGCTTACTTGCTAATTCTTCAGCTCTCTATTGCTTTGTAAACAAAAAGTTATATATAGTTACTTTTATAAGATTATTGATACTTCCCGTAATTGTATATTTTATTCTAAAAGGATGGATAGATGATAAGATGATTTTAGCTATACCAGTAGTAATTTCTTCCATGCCTGCTGCTGCAAATACTGCTATAATGGCTAATCAATATGACTCTAATATAACACTGGCTTCACAATGTGTGTTTTTTACAACACTATTTTCAGTTATATCTATACCTTTTATAAGTATTTTATTATTAGCTTGATTTATTTTTTTATGTATTATATAATAACATATTCAATAAATTACAAATATAAACATTTTATTGTAGTATATTGATGGAATTTTTTCCTAGATATTTGTCAATAATATCTATATGTATTATAGAATAGGAGGCTTAAATATGGATATAGATTTACTCTTTAAAATAGTATTTGCTATAGTTGCTATAGGTGTTTCTGTAAAAATTATCAAAACTGTTGCTAGTTTAGCTTTTAAAATAGCTTTGATATTGCTAATAATTTTATTTGTATATAGAATGTTTTTTTAAACATTTAAAAATAAGTTTTTTAATACAATAGAGAAGTAAAATAGAATATCTTTAATGAAAACTATTTATTAAAGATATTCTATTCTACTTCTCTATTAGCTTCTTTAGATTAAATTTTTATTATATCTTCCTATAGTATAAACATCTTCAAATTTTCCATCTCTGATTACAACATATTTTTTAATGTCCTCTATTTCAAAGTCTAACTTTTTGTATAAGTTCAATCCTTTTTCATTGTCCACAATTACTTCTAATCCTACTCTATCTAACATAATCTTTATTTTTACTTAAAACTTTACAAGCTTTATTTTATACTGTTTAAATCTATGTATGCTTCTATTTGAGGCACATATATCATGTTATCTTTTATATGTGTACTTCCAAATTCTTTTAACTCTGTACCTTCTTTATCCTTAGTTATTTTGTATCTAATTGACTCATCTTCTTCAGTTACTTCCGCATGAAAAAACATCCCTTCATATTGTTTAAACCTAAAATTGAAATTGTCTTTAGTAAGTTTTATTATCATATTTTTATCTACTCCTTATATAATTAATATTTTCTATTATTAGCTATATATATATTCATATTAATATATTATAACTTATCATTTATTTAGTATAAAGTTATAAATGGATATATTTATACTTATTTTGCAATCTATCTTCAATTGATATATAATATGTTTATATAAACTAGTGTATACGAGGTGAAACATGAGCAAAAAAACAAAATGTTTTTCTTTAATTCTTTTTCCTCTTGCTTTGCTTTTAAATTTTATAGCCAGCAAAGTTCCAAATATTATTGAAAAATATTACTCTCAATTTATAGATAAAATAATTGTACAAATATTGAGTAAAGTCTCAGGAATTTTTCCATTTTCTCTCTATGAAATTACAATTTACATAATAGTTATATCTATCTTCTTATTTTTATGTTCTACTTTATCTACAATTCTTAATGAGAACAAAAAATTAAATACATTTCTAAAGAATTCTATTTTAAATATATTATCTATTGTATCAATAGTCTACTTTCTTTTTGTAGTGCTTTGGGGAATAAACTATAATAGGATTCCACTTGAAAATACACTTATAAATAAATATAACTTAGAAAACAATACTTCTATCCAATCAAAACAACATAGTGTTAAAGAACTTACTAAATTATATAAATTCCTTGTAACTAAAGCAAATGAAACTAGAAAACTCACATTACAAGATAAAAATGGCATTGTAAAATCTAATACAGATTACAAGGGTGTCATAAATAGAGCCCAACTAGGATATGATAATGTCTTTGATATATTACCTAGTGTTAGTGGCAGTTATTCTAAACCTAAGTATATTATTTCATCAAATCTCATGTGCTATACAGGAATAACTGGCATATACTTTCCTTTTACAGGTGAGGCAAATGTAAATGTAGCAATACCTGATTTGTATATTCCTTGTACAGTTGAGCATGAAATGGCACATCAAAGGGGATTTGCTAGTGAAGATGAGGCTAATTTTATAGCGTATCTTACTTCTATAAAACATCCTGATATTGATTTTAACTATTCTGGTTATATTTTAGCTCTAAATCATACTGCTTCTGCTTTAAGTAAGGTTGATTATAATGCCTATGTTGCTATTTCTACTGGTATTTCAGATTCTGTCCGTAGAGATTTAAAAAATGAAAGTGAATTTTGGCAAAAATATGAAGGTAAAATTGATGAAATTTCTAATGAGTTTAACAACTCTTACTTAAAAGCTAATGGTGTTGCTGAAGGTACTCAGAGTTATAGTAAAATGGTTGATTTATTGCTAACTTATTATGAATTATATCCATATAACTAAGTGATACAATTCAAGACTCTATTTATATACAGTTGGTATTAAATCAGCTATTTTTTATTTAAATAAATTATTTAGCCCCAATCAATCTCATATAATTTGAAAGTACATCTATTTTTTCTGCAAAATCAAATTCATATTCCTAAACTTATTTAATTTTCAAATAAGTGTGTTGAATAATAATTCATTCTATTGTATTATGTAAGTGTAGAATAAAACTAAATCGGCAAAACTAGAGAAATTTAGTGACGCAAAGCTATAGGGACTAAGGCTTATAAGATTCTTATAAGTTATGTTAGCCAGTTGCCAAAAGGATATTT of Clostridioides sp. ES-S-0054-01 contains these proteins:
- a CDS encoding nitronate monooxygenase, translating into MIIKELIIRDLVAKVPIIQGGMGVGISRSSLAGAVAKLGGVGVISGVQIGYDEEDFETNTINANLRAIKKHISRAKEISNGGIIGINFMVAMKEYETYVKEAVKAGVDLIISGAGLPNKLPSLVKGSNVKIAPIVSTSKAASVILKMWDRKEKTTADLIVVEGPKAGGHLGYSNEELDNIDSIDYDKEFVEILKVANTYGEKFGRNIPVVAAGGITSSSDVKKYIDMGAGGVQVGTRFVATYECDAHENFKMAYINASEEDVHIVKSPVGLPGRAIRNKFIEEVKINRPEIKKCYNCLIPCNPKETPYCISQALINAVKGDVENSLLFCGNDAYKIDKLSTVEDVINELISEL
- a CDS encoding magnesium transporter CorA family protein; translated protein: MIRYYKTIDSKLEKLSFFEDGCWINLVEPNHSEINEISNLLNIDVESIESALDEEERSRIDVEDNHTLILIDIPVDESDSNSSHYTTIPLGIILTKEAIVTVCDAQTKILNDFIVGHIKDFFTFKKTRFLLQILHKNAAYYLHYLRKINKMTIIIEREIYKSMKNKELVQLLELEKSLVYFSTSLKANELVLNKMVRTAGIKKYPDDEDLLEDVIVENRQALDMAKIYGDILSRIMDAFSAIISNNQNNVMQILTVVTLIFSIPTIISGFFGMNVINMPFSNNPNGFWIILLITSIICIVITFFMSRNKLL
- a CDS encoding sel1 repeat family protein, whose amino-acid sequence is MKNTKFSIKKIKNISNDPKVVHTKGALLEKMGKTESAIELYKSAALDNYVKSQYTLGNIYESKKQFKEAEKWYSMAYKSGSEDAAFDLGNMYYKLDGYEYAIYWYEKIANLGYLQAQNNLGVCHFKMKDFIRCEKWLKAAADNNLGKACFNLGVLYTFLEKDDEAYEYYKKGSVLLDDDAKYNLAILNGKKKDNKSTVSLYKQLYKSGHMKGCFNLGMIMEINDNLEEAEKYYKKSADRDDVKSEYRLAYVYDRKEELGDAIYYYEKAIQKNHTLSKYRLANLYNRENEIEKAKTYYKMAAEDDITEAKNNLAGIYFEEKDYENAIRYYEDAIAVGCKSSLENLGDLYYKNQDIEKAISYYSRIPNNVSCQIKLGNIYEDLNNIEEAISWYKKASENGDTRSSYRLGCIYENLGNTKNARKYFEMASSKSHMNARIHLGRIYFREGKLEESKMMFDTPANENNVYAQHMVGLIYDIFYKDYVNSKFWYEKARSQGCVESIYNLGQIYLKLNDDVEAEKYYKEGIKYGSKKCEYMLAGLYYKKSLDMYTSLANEEYDNCGEIVEGFPNLNIDFDEVLIPPFKLQEEEIDEEEYVPIYILNIKESLDSMLEGLETEMIIDEEYDN
- a CDS encoding DUF3810 domain-containing protein; its protein translation is MSKKTKCFSLILFPLALLLNFIASKVPNIIEKYYSQFIDKIIVQILSKVSGIFPFSLYEITIYIIVISIFLFLCSTLSTILNENKKLNTFLKNSILNILSIVSIVYFLFVVLWGINYNRIPLENTLINKYNLENNTSIQSKQHSVKELTKLYKFLVTKANETRKLTLQDKNGIVKSNTDYKGVINRAQLGYDNVFDILPSVSGSYSKPKYIISSNLMCYTGITGIYFPFTGEANVNVAIPDLYIPCTVEHEMAHQRGFASEDEANFIAYLTSIKHPDIDFNYSGYILALNHTASALSKVDYNAYVAISTGISDSVRRDLKNESEFWQKYEGKIDEISNEFNNSYLKANGVAEGTQSYSKMVDLLLTYYELYPYN
- a CDS encoding flavin reductase family protein, with amino-acid sequence MSDFKEILAEEIKNNPFGLIGKDWTLITAENEGKVNTMTASWGGLGVMWGKDVVFVVIRPQRYTKEFIDNTDKFSLTFFDEDFRKELSYCGKVSGREEDKVSQIGFNIEHLNNTPYFKEAKMAIICKKMYSQKLEPKCFIAEGIDGRWYPQKDYHTLYIAEITNVLVKED
- a CDS encoding AEC family transporter, whose protein sequence is MNFSNIFIQVAVLFIIILVGYFVRKFNLLDEHCTSKLSTLTMTVFLPSMIISSMQINFDNKMIQKILLLLFTSLIMYIVSIVIAFLLKYILKCNDKKDLGIYQYIVVFSNVAFMGYPVIEAVLGHEAIFYTAIFNLPFNLFSFTLGIYLLSKGSTNKGFSIKSLISPATIAIVIGIFLFVTGLRLPQFINEPLKMLGNITTPISMIIIGSLLANSSALYCFVNKKLYIVTFIRLLILPVIVYFILKGWIDDKMILAIPVVISSMPAAANTAIMANQYDSNITLASQCVFFTTLFSVISIPFISILLLA